The proteins below come from a single Alphaproteobacteria bacterium genomic window:
- a CDS encoding TIGR03013 family XrtA/PEP-CTERM system glycosyltransferase — MIRIFRVHVPIPLLALGLADGALLYSVIGFSLGLSRGLGGMFPALTWELFPEKAIFLTSVLGCAFMMGVYNREFLDNIRALGNRILVAVGLSFLMLTVIFYVLPMNRIWMSALLPAMFASTCWLLASRYYFRKLVSLALLSPRVLVLGAGSVASRIEAIEMLARSHCFTCVGFVPIGPGQPCVDRQRLLNVEDVGTICEEQRVDEIVVALDEGRNAFPVEPLLECGFRGVRITMMASFVERELGQVDIDNLDSNWLIFSDGGSRRIIARILKRCLDIGLSVALLVFTLPTTLVVALAIYLEDGLPIFYRQERTGLRGKTFSMLKFRSMCRDAERDGVARWAAVADPRVTRVGAFIRKARLDEIPQVCNVLKGDMSFVGPRPERPSLIERISCEIPYYKYRHMVKPGITGWAQINYGYSDSIATAREKLKFDLYYVKNFGVFLDLIILLQTARVILWPSGAR, encoded by the coding sequence ATGATTCGAATTTTCCGCGTTCACGTACCGATCCCACTGTTGGCTTTGGGGCTCGCCGACGGTGCGCTCCTTTATTCCGTCATTGGGTTCAGCTTGGGTCTCTCGCGCGGGCTCGGCGGCATGTTTCCCGCTTTAACGTGGGAGCTTTTCCCGGAAAAGGCCATATTTCTCACGTCAGTATTGGGTTGCGCGTTCATGATGGGGGTTTACAACCGCGAATTCCTGGACAACATCCGGGCACTTGGCAACCGCATTCTGGTAGCGGTTGGATTGTCATTCTTGATGCTAACGGTGATCTTTTACGTCTTGCCGATGAATCGCATTTGGATGAGCGCCTTGCTGCCAGCGATGTTCGCCAGCACATGTTGGCTCCTCGCAAGCCGCTATTATTTCCGAAAATTAGTGAGCTTGGCACTGTTGAGCCCGCGGGTCCTCGTCCTTGGTGCAGGTTCGGTTGCGAGTCGAATCGAGGCCATCGAAATGCTTGCTCGTTCTCATTGTTTCACTTGCGTCGGATTCGTTCCCATTGGCCCGGGGCAACCTTGCGTCGATCGTCAGCGGTTACTCAATGTCGAAGACGTGGGTACCATTTGCGAGGAGCAACGTGTGGATGAAATCGTCGTGGCGCTCGACGAAGGACGGAATGCATTTCCCGTGGAACCTTTGCTCGAATGCGGATTTCGAGGTGTCCGCATTACGATGATGGCGAGTTTTGTCGAGCGCGAGCTCGGTCAGGTCGATATCGATAATCTGGATTCAAACTGGCTGATTTTCTCGGATGGCGGTTCGAGGCGTATCATCGCGCGAATCCTGAAGCGTTGCCTCGACATTGGGTTGAGTGTGGCGCTCCTTGTTTTTACGCTGCCAACCACTTTGGTCGTGGCATTGGCGATCTACCTTGAGGACGGATTACCCATTTTCTATCGCCAGGAGCGGACCGGGCTCCGTGGAAAGACTTTCAGTATGCTGAAGTTCCGCAGTATGTGCCGCGATGCAGAGCGGGACGGGGTCGCCAGGTGGGCGGCGGTAGCCGATCCACGCGTCACCCGCGTGGGAGCCTTCATCAGGAAGGCGCGATTGGACGAGATTCCACAGGTTTGCAACGTTCTAAAAGGCGACATGAGCTTCGTAGGACCGCGACCCGAGCGTCCGTCGCTCATCGAGAGGATCAGCTGCGAGATCCCATATTACAAATACCGACACATGGTGAAGCCCGGAATAACCGGGTGGGCGCAAATCAATTACGGGTATAGCGATTCAATTGCCACTGCGCGCGAGAAGCTGAAATTCGACCTTTATTATGTAAAGAACTTCGGCGTTTTCCTCGACCTCATCATTTTATTGCAGACAGCACGCGTGATTTTGTGGCCGTCGGGTGCTAGGTAG
- a CDS encoding outer membrane beta-barrel protein encodes RSEGTETFSATVTAVQFSADYLPEKDLALHADAEYTRYGYQGASRTDQGPDARVYAYYFINRYISTGPEFRYIERFSDDPTARFTRFEILYRVTAQY; translated from the coding sequence CCGCTCGGAAGGGACTGAGACCTTCAGCGCCACCGTGACAGCCGTCCAATTCTCGGCGGATTACCTTCCGGAAAAGGACCTCGCCCTACATGCGGATGCGGAATACACGCGATACGGCTATCAAGGCGCCAGCCGCACGGATCAGGGTCCGGATGCACGAGTCTATGCATACTATTTCATCAACAGATACATAAGTACTGGTCCGGAATTCCGTTACATCGAGCGCTTTTCCGATGACCCGACCGCCCGATTCACGCGATTCGAAATCCTTTATCGCGTGACCGCTCAGTATTGA